The stretch of DNA CATAAAAGACATGGAGAAGGAGGGTAATGTTCAAAAGATTCCAGTGCAGCACCATCTTGACCCCCCCTTCCACCCACGATTCCTCCACCTCTCTCACACCTGATTGCAGACTTTAACGCCTAAATGTGATGCAACAGAGAGTTTGTGACTGTCTCACGAAATGGTGCGACACCATGTTCACcgaggcagctttttaccacctcagaaacatcaacagagttaaaggtttcctctcccaaacagaccaggagaaactcatccatgcaatcatctccagcagactccatcactgtaacgctcttttaactggacttcccacaaagagcattaaacatctgcagctcatccagaacgctgctgctggagttttaacccggactaagagatctgaacacatcacagcagctttaaagcagataaattcaaagatatcgtgcagatttcatgcatagacacatgagaacagaaatgtctttaacctggatttaaaaatgtctccatttggtgaaagcttaatctccactggcagtttgttccacttgttgcttctccatgtttagtctggactctggactggaccagctgacctgagtccttggatctcagagctctgctggctttatattctctgaacacatcacagatgcattctgggcctaaaccgttctgggacaTTTTATTTGTGGACAACAAGAGCCTCAAGTTGTGGTTGGTTAACTTAAAATATTATTGTTGACTAGTCAGACAGTTGTAATGGCATCGCCTGTAAGTCTGCTTGCCGACAGCCGCCTGGTCTTCCTGTGTGGTTTTATTATTCCTGTAAACTGAAGGAATCGGTTAAAGGTCAGGCACTTTCTGCATTTGATCCTTTCAATCTGAGCCACCCCCGACTTTCTGAGACTTTTCTATGGGCACGCGTCCCCGAGgctggggtggggtgggggggccgCTGGCCCCTTGTTGCCATTATGCCCCGGACAGCCAATCAGGGAGCGAGCGTGTGCCGGCTCTGCGGTATAAAGCTGGCCGACtctttgcagcagcacagtgacTCCTCTCTGGACTTTCATCTGAGCAGAACCGTGTTATTCTACAGAAATCATGCACTCCCCTGGAAAGACCCTGAAAGAAGCTCTGCTCGGTGCTCAAAGCGAGGATCGACTCACTGTTGGAGTCTACGAGAGCGCCAAAATCATGACTGAGTAAGTAAACTTTAAGCATTGCTtagatgtaaatgtactttattcatacaggcctttacaaacaatcattacggtgttccaaagtgctttacagcaggtaataaacaaagagaagaagaagtaaaaacaaataaatgtgaTTTTTAAATGTCTAAATATTATCTAAATATATCTAAACACCTAAATGTaaatatttagatatttagatataaatataatatctttcttttttttaaataattttttggggctttttatgcctttaatggacagggcAGGAAGTAGTAGGAAgtagggagcagagagagggggaaaacatgcagcaaaggactgtagcctctgtacatggggcgtctgctgtacccactacgccaccgaccaccccataAATATAATATCTAATATAAATATCTAAAGAAATGTGACTTTGTTACTCTGTTAAACTCAGCGGCAGCTAACAGAATCTGACTTTTCTTCGCCCACAGAGACCCGGACAGCGTGTCCTTCTGCATCCTGGCCATCGACGAGGAGTTTGAGTGCGACATCGCTCTCCAGATCCACTTCACCCTCATCCAGTCCTTCTGCTTCGACAACGCCATCAGCATCGTGAGGGTGAGCGGCACGCAGCGCCTGGCCGCCATCGTTGGAGCCGAGGCGGAGCAGCTGGAAGACGCGCACTGCGTCCTCATCACGGTGCGTAGAGctcagagcaggagcagggattttacatgtgggggtgttccagggggggcacatcaagcccagagacacgacgctgaagctGGCATCCGATTcacaaattaaatggatgggcataaagggccatttcactgcatttttagcatttttaatcgccctaaactaggtcctgtatggaaactacaatagttacactgctcaaatctggatttaattattctaaagaggctgtagtttcattaaaaccttgtttgggattagtgaaacctttttcttatttgtgaaaatgcagaatagagcaattttactgctttttttgtattttgatcAAACTAAAGTAGGTcttgtatggaaactacaatagttacactgctcaaatctggatagaattattctacagtctttaaaacacattttatgatttgttaaaactttatttggtcattgaaaattcaaaaaggtgaaatcatcttgctgttaaagtcccccacgggtgcgacgcccatgcgTAACGCTCAACATCTGAAGGCGCCTGTTTACAGAAAGCTGTCACTCAGACCACTTTCCTTTCTCCTTTTGAACAGAACCCGGCCGACGGCTCGTGGGAGGACCCCGCTCTGGAGAAGCTGCACCTGTTCTGTGAGGAGAGCCGCCGCCTGAACGACTGGGTCCCTGAGATCAGCCTCCCCGGGCGCTGATCTGGGCCTCCTCACCTGCTCAGATGCTGCAAAGCTTCTCACCTGGAAATATTCATCCTGACCAACAGGATGAAGCTGTTTCTGCTCATCCCTGGATGCTCCTGAGGAGGATTCCCGTCCAGGCAGCGCGGCGCCGGCCCGAGGGGCCCCCCCGTGAATGTCGCCTCTCGTCCCGTCCATGCCAAGATGGCTCTCATTCTTTCTGTGAATGAGGTCAGGTATGCCACGAGAGCGACGCATCGACCCTCATTCTTTGTGCGGATGAGGTTTGGAGAGGAAGGAGAAGCGGCTTCTGCGTCCTGCGCTCCCGCAGAGCAGAAGTCGCACGTTGAAGCACGCGCAGCAGGAGAAGAAGCGGTGCCGAGGAAGAGGCCTTCTTAAAAAGGGACTTTTTAAAGATGGCCTCTTTGCTGAGCAACACCACAGCAAGTTGCAGTCAGCGGAGAAGTTTCCCACTTTCCAGAATAGTCTTAATTCTCTAAAGGTTTCACTTTAGaaatttaaaaatgacaaaaaaatattctaaaacttaaaaaaaaagaatgaatactTTGAGAAATGTCCTTTTTCTAAAGGTTTCACTTTAGAAAACGACTGAAACAGTTGTTAAaatgatttgattattttaaatgAAGACTTTGAATGAATAACCAAGAGAAAAAAGTAGCGATAGAAgaagtttaaatgtttaaaacgGACTcctctgaagctgttctgatcttgtcagaactataatattatATCTAGGTGTAAATGAGTGTTAACTGTAGGTGGATAACGATCAATCAAAGGGAAAAAGGTCATGTTTTATTTGAGCTTTGACTTTGTCTTGAAAGTAGAAATTTTATAACGACAAAAATACCCTTTAAATGTTTGTGTAAAATGAAGTTATTTGTTTCCTTTCTGTCTTTTGGTTTATGAAATAAAACGTTTGCATTGATCTTTGCTTACTGGCTGCTGTTTGACTTCTCGACTTTTAAGCGTCGTCCTTAAGTAAAAGCAAAAAAGTTAGCTCAGGATATCTTTTGTGCACCTTTTTATCACATTTCTCACATGCAGACATAAAGGTAAATACATGCTGAAATGCAAGGCCTCGTTTTTTTATCTATTAAAGGCACAGTCAGACAATTTATCTCCCTCGTGGACACTGatatctctctcctctctctgtgaAAGCAAAGAGTAACGAGATGAATGTAGAATAGCAAAGGATTAAGAAGTGTATGTGTAAATGAAGATGACAtgagatttatttattgatcTCTTGGTCAGGTATCTTAAAAGTAAACCCCATCCACATGGGATTTCTCAGATGATTCCATGTGATTTTCACGTTTTTCTCAAGCATTCAGTATAA from Odontesthes bonariensis isolate fOdoBon6 chromosome 22, fOdoBon6.hap1, whole genome shotgun sequence encodes:
- the LOC142372478 gene encoding growth arrest and DNA damage-inducible protein GADD45 gamma-like, which produces MHSPGKTLKEALLGAQSEDRLTVGVYESAKIMTEDPDSVSFCILAIDEEFECDIALQIHFTLIQSFCFDNAISIVRVSGTQRLAAIVGAEAEQLEDAHCVLITNPADGSWEDPALEKLHLFCEESRRLNDWVPEISLPGR